CAGATTACAAAAGAGCCGATTATGAGCAAGGGCGCCAGGCTTACTTCTGATATTTCAATCCCCGGAAGATTCATTGTGCTTGTACCTGGAGAAGACAGTATTGGAGTATCACGAAAGATACATGATTTTAAAGAGAAGAGAAGATTAAGAGTGCTTGCTTCCAGCATTAAGCCTAAGGGATTCGGTTTGATTATCAGAACAGTAGCAGTAGGCCAGAGTGTGCAGACGCTGCAGTCAGACCTGGACCATCTTCTCTCTGTGTGGAAGAAAATTACAAATAAATTTAAATCGGAACCTGCTCCGGAGCTGCTGCACAAAGATATGGGTATGGCTTCGAGTGTAATCAGAGATCTTTTCTCCCCTGATATTGAATCATTAGTTGTTGATTCCAGAAAACTTTACAATGAGATTAAAAAATATCTCAATTTAGTCGCACCGAGCCTTGTTTCGCGTTTGGAATACTACAAAGACAGAACACCCCTTTTTGATAAATATCACATTGAGGAAGAGATTGAAAAAAGCCTCCAGCGTAAAATATGGATGAAAAACGGCGGGCATATAATTTTTGATCAAACAGAAGCAATGAATGTAATTGATGTTAACAGCGGTAAATCAATTAAGGGGAAGGATCACGAAAAGCATGCCCTTAAAATAGATCTGGAAGCTGCAAAAACAATTGTAAAACAACTGAGGCTCAGAGATCTTGGCGGTATAGTTGTGGTGGATTTTATTGACCTTGCTGATGAAAAGAACCGGAAAAAAGTTGTATCTCAGCTGAGAAGCGGATTAAAGAAAGACAGGGCTGCGTTTGATATTCTTCCAATGAATGATTTCGGGCTTGTAGCATTTACAAGGGAGAGAATAAGGCCGAGCCTGCTGTACAGATCCAGCGAAACTTGCCCCCGTTGTAACGGGCTTGGAATGGTTCCTGCAAAAAGTACTATTATGACAAAACTGGAGCGCAAGATTCAAAATCTTAAGAATACAACTGGTGAGAGGCGCCTTGTATTAAGGGCTCATCCTGCTCTTGCATTGTACCTGAAAAAAGGAGTAAGAAGCAGAATACAGCAGCTAAAAGTAAAATATTTTGTTTCCATAAAAATAAAGTCCGATGGCAGTATAAACGAGGAAGATTTTATTTTGAATACAGTAAAAGAGGATAAGAAAAATCTGACTAAAAAAGGATTTTTGCCAATTTTTAAAAAAAGAGATCAGTAAAAAAATAATTGCTATTACGGAAAATATTTAATAAATTCCGCAATCGTTTAAGTACAGGGATGATAATGCGTTTGTGCAGTGTAAGCATTAAGGGGGAAGATTTAGCAGGAATCGGGATTGATAATGCTGTTGTTCTTGTAAGAGAGATAAACAGGTTTTTTGACATTGATCTTCCTGATACTCTCGTAGAGTTGATCAAAAAAGAGCGCATCGAGCACCTTCGAAGGGTTACGCATAATTTGATACTGAGCGATTTCCCGGGATTACCTTTATCAGATATTTCTATATCAGCTCCCTTTGTAAATTTTGGCAATGTCTGGCAGGCAGATGTAAACGGCGGGCTGCAGACCGAAAATGTGCTGCATAATAATCCTGAAGAGGCTTTATCTCCAGGCGGGAATGTTATCTTCTCTGATAAGATGAAAAATGTACATGTTGCCGGGGGAATAGGAGTTGTAATAAGAAGAAATTGTGAGAATGTAGACGAGGCAGATGTCCAGGATGTTATTTTGGGGTACACAGCTTTTCTCAAATTTACAGCTTCTTCAAATTCCAATTCCGGAGGGCGGAATCTGTACTGGAGCTTCGGGCCCTGTGTTGTTACGCACGATGAAGTTGATTTTAATGATTCCCTGCCGGTTGCTATATTTGTAAGGGAAAAAGATGAATTTTCTGTTAGAGATAATATGCTTATTCCTGCTATAAGAAAACAGGTTTCTCAGCTTTCTTTTAAAAGTACATTATCTAACGGAGATGTTGTATTAATTCCCTCAATAGGAAGTTTTAAAATAGGGAGAGGCGGCAGGGTAGTCTGTAATGTGAAAGGCGTGGGAAATCTCGAGATATCAGTAGCATAAAAATTTTACAAACAGGAAAGTATTTATTAAGATGCGTTTGAGTGCAGGCAGCAAGGGAATAATTTTCGATATAAAAAAGTACTCTATTCATGACGGGCCGGGCATAAGAACTACAATTTTTTTTAAAGGGTGCCCTTTAAGGTGCTGGTGGTGTCAGAATCCGGAAAGCCAGAATTCTGATCCGGATGTGATTGTTGAGAAAAGCTTCCAGCGTGAGTACTATACAAAATTAGCAGCAGATAAGTTTGCTGTAGGAAAAGAAGTAGATGTAAGTGCTGTTATGAGTGAGATCGAGAAGGATCTTATATTTTACGATGAATCAGGGGGCGGCGTTACTTTCTCAGGCGGTGAGCCGCTGATGCAGCCTGATTTTTTGTCTGAACTTTTACAAGAGTGCAGAAAACTGGATTTGCATACTGCAGTTGATACAACAGGTTATGCTGCTGCTGAAATAGTTGAGAAAATTGCGGATATGACAGATATTTTCCTTTATGACTTGAAAATTATAAATAATGCTCTGCATGAAAAATATACAGGTGTGCCGGTAAAACTGGTGCTTGACAATCTTTCTTTTTTGGCTGCAGAAGGGAAGAATGTCCTGATACGTATTCCGGTTATTCCCGGAATTACTGATACGGATGAGAATATTTCCGATATTATTGAATTTTTGGATTCTTTAAAAAATTTGACAGATATTGACCTTCTGCCGTTTAACCATTTTGGATTCAGCAAGTATAATCGTCTTGGAATTGAGAACAAAATGGCAGATGTAGAGCAGTTAAAAGCGGAAGATGTGGAAACTCTTAAGAAACATTTTCAAACCAGAGGTTTTAATGTCAGCATTGGGGGCTGAATTATGAACAGCAGAATTGAAAAATTACGTAAACAGAGCCTTGAGGCTAAACCCTATATTTCTTCTGAAAGAGCGAAGTTATTAACAGAATTTTATCAAGCCGGAGCTGCCGGGAAACTTGCTGCACCAATTGCAAGAGCAAGAGCTTTAGAGTATATTCTAAAAAATAAAAAGCTCTGTATAAACGATGGCGAGCTGATAGTAGGTGAGAGAGGCCCTGAACCGAAAGCCACACCTACCTACCCTGAGATTTGTATCCACAGCGAGAAAGATCTTAATATTCTGGATACACGGAAAAAGATACCCTTTACCGCAGACAAAGATACAAAGGAGCTTTTTCAGCAAAAGATTGAACCCTTCTGGAAAGGAAAATCTTTAAGGGAAAAGATTTTCCTTGAGCTGGATAAAGAGTGGATAGATGCTTATGAAGCAGGCATTTTTACCGAGTTTATGGAGCAGAGGGCTCCGGGGCACACGGTACTGGATAATAAAATTTACAGCAAGGGCTTTGCTGATTTTAAGAAAGAAATAAAAAACAGCCTTAATAACCTTGATTTTTACAATGACCCGAATGCTGTGTACAAACGTAATGAACTGAAAGCAATGCTTATTGCTGCAGATGCTCTTATAATGTTTGCAAAAAGATATTCGGATTATGCAAAAAAACTGGCAGAAAAAACCGGTGATCCCGTAAGAAAAGCTGAACTTATTGAAATATCGAGAATATGCGGCAAAGTACCGGAAAATGCTCCGGAAACATTCCATGAAGCTCTTCAGTACTACTGGTTTGTTCATCTCGGAGTAATAACAGAGCTCAACACATGGGACTCTTTTAATCCGGGGCGGCTTGACCAGCATCTGTATCCTTTTTACACAAAGGAGATTGAATCCGGTTCATTTACAAAAGAAGATGCAAAAGAGCTTCTTGAGTCATTCTGGGTCAAGTTTAACAACCAGCCCGCTCCTCCGAAAGTTGGAGTTACAGCACAGGAGAGCAACACTTATACGGATTTCTGCCTTATAAATTTAGGCGGTGTTAAGGAAGACGGTTCAGATGCTGTCAATGAACTTACATATCTGATTCTTGATGT
This DNA window, taken from bacterium, encodes the following:
- a CDS encoding Rne/Rng family ribonuclease — its product is MKKIFINVTSSETRIAIVENNDLVEFYSEQPDNERMVGDIYKGSVTNIVNPIQAAFVDIGLKQNGFLPFAEVGREYVALTETVNTDKGKGKKKYIPPANMAALKKGQDILVQITKEPIMSKGARLTSDISIPGRFIVLVPGEDSIGVSRKIHDFKEKRRLRVLASSIKPKGFGLIIRTVAVGQSVQTLQSDLDHLLSVWKKITNKFKSEPAPELLHKDMGMASSVIRDLFSPDIESLVVDSRKLYNEIKKYLNLVAPSLVSRLEYYKDRTPLFDKYHIEEEIEKSLQRKIWMKNGGHIIFDQTEAMNVIDVNSGKSIKGKDHEKHALKIDLEAAKTIVKQLRLRDLGGIVVVDFIDLADEKNRKKVVSQLRSGLKKDRAAFDILPMNDFGLVAFTRERIRPSLLYRSSETCPRCNGLGMVPAKSTIMTKLERKIQNLKNTTGERRLVLRAHPALALYLKKGVRSRIQQLKVKYFVSIKIKSDGSINEEDFILNTVKEDKKNLTKKGFLPIFKKRDQ
- a CDS encoding fumarylacetoacetate hydrolase family protein, with protein sequence MRLCSVSIKGEDLAGIGIDNAVVLVREINRFFDIDLPDTLVELIKKERIEHLRRVTHNLILSDFPGLPLSDISISAPFVNFGNVWQADVNGGLQTENVLHNNPEEALSPGGNVIFSDKMKNVHVAGGIGVVIRRNCENVDEADVQDVILGYTAFLKFTASSNSNSGGRNLYWSFGPCVVTHDEVDFNDSLPVAIFVREKDEFSVRDNMLIPAIRKQVSQLSFKSTLSNGDVVLIPSIGSFKIGRGGRVVCNVKGVGNLEISVA
- a CDS encoding glycyl-radical enzyme activating protein; the protein is MRLSAGSKGIIFDIKKYSIHDGPGIRTTIFFKGCPLRCWWCQNPESQNSDPDVIVEKSFQREYYTKLAADKFAVGKEVDVSAVMSEIEKDLIFYDESGGGVTFSGGEPLMQPDFLSELLQECRKLDLHTAVDTTGYAAAEIVEKIADMTDIFLYDLKIINNALHEKYTGVPVKLVLDNLSFLAAEGKNVLIRIPVIPGITDTDENISDIIEFLDSLKNLTDIDLLPFNHFGFSKYNRLGIENKMADVEQLKAEDVETLKKHFQTRGFNVSIGG